tgatttacatgtaaaacatttctcacacttggagcaagaatatggtttctctcctgtatgacatctctgatgtacaacaagttcCGAATTATATTTACAccctttcccacattcagagcatgaatatgGGTACACTCCTGTGTGAATAATTTTATGTGCAGTAAGAAGTGAATTACATGTAAAACcttttccacattcagagcatgaataaggtttctcccctgtgtgaattctctgatgtcttaCAAGATCTGAATTAGATTTAAAACATTTTCTACATTCAGAGCAAggatatggtttctctcctgtgtgaattctttgatgtgtAATAAGTTCTGAATTAAATGCAAAccctttcccacattcagagcaagaaaacGGTTGGtcccctgtgtgaattctctgatgtctaacaagttctgaattcgatttaaaacatttcccacattcagagcaagaatatggtctctctcctgtgtgactTCTTCGATGTCTAATAAGATATGCATTATCTCTAAAAGATTTCCCACACTCAATGCAataatatggtttctctcctgtatgacttctctgatgtttaacaagttctgaattacgtgtaaaacatttctcacattctaaacaagaaaatggtttctctcctgtatggcTTCTATGATGACTGAGTAAAAGTGATTTTTtgacaaaacatttcccacattctgagcaggACCAAGATTTGTTTGCAGTGTGATTGCCTTTTCCCATCTTCTGGTGTTTAACTGAGTGTAaccggttaaaaaaaaaatcgtcaTTGTTGGAAGAAGATCCTGATTTCTCCTCAATATgaatagatgtatattgtgtatgatctgtgggtgtataaatgttgtCTGTGAGGGCACCTATTTCACATGAGACCGTTTCTGTTTTAATATgagtatatgtatattgtgtttgatccgtgggtgtataaatgttggCATCTGTGAGGGTTTCaccatcacatgagactgattcttCCTTAACATATGTAGATATATACTGTGTATCATCTGTACATGTATACATGTCAGTGTCTTTGAAGGTTCCttcatcacatgagactgattcctcttTAATATGAGtagatatatattgtgtatgatctgtggatGTATAAATGTTGGCATCTGTGAGGGTTCCaccatcacatgagactgattcttCCTTAACATATGTAGATGTAtactgtgtatgatctgtggaTGTATAAATGTTGGTGGCTGTGAGGCTTCCTCCAACACAcaagactga
The Mixophyes fleayi isolate aMixFle1 chromosome 1, aMixFle1.hap1, whole genome shotgun sequence DNA segment above includes these coding regions:
- the LOC142102770 gene encoding uncharacterized protein LOC142102770, which translates into the protein MMENQQPLTSLEQSKHPSAHIKEESVLCVGGSLTATNIYTSTDHTQYTSTYVKEESVSCDGGTLTDANIYTSTDHTQYISTHIKEESVSCDEGTFKDTDMYTCTDDTQYISTYVKEESVSCDGETLTDANIYTPTDQTQYTYTHIKTETVSCEIGALTDNIYTPTDHTQYTSIHIEEKSGSSSNNDDFFFNRLHSVKHQKMGKGNHTANKSWSCSECGKCFVKKSLLLSHHRSHTGEKPFSCLECEKCFTRNSELVKHQRSHTGEKPYYCIECGKSFRDNAYLIRHRRSHTGERPYSCSECGKCFKSNSELVRHQRIHTGDQPFSCSECGKGFAFNSELITHQRIHTGEKPYPCSECRKCFKSNSDLVRHQRIHTGEKPYSCSECGKGFTCNSLLTAHKIIHTGVYPYSCSECGKGCKYNSELVVHQRCHTGEKPYSCSKCEKCFTCKSQLVKHQRIHTGDQPFPCSECGKCYTFHSELVIHQRVHMGEKPYCSECAKYFNCVSELIRHQRSHTGERPYSCSECGKCFMLNSHLARHQRCHKFDKSFLR